A stretch of Caenorhabditis elegans chromosome IV DNA encodes these proteins:
- the C09G9.1 gene encoding Rhomboid domain-containing protein (Partially confirmed by transcript evidence), with product MGILDHPSSSSGIQSGGGTFGIDWAKWFPPVTSRSFLSHYLPASGALSHTLYTVHLFSPNIISSLFPTGDLAVSNTILFNANVGLGFYVYFRRHLHRVNPWERVEFSVLSSTLFNFGSLLAAVLIKALIPAKSPTWLKSLTATVLSGYLLSRAAKYMGILDHRSSRGSVSPARSVLSRRQTASRSSHAAEVTPPPASYAPETPRSVASTSYYSPSELHLDTTSSVQLETPPQSHESGSFMPMTPSATEHSSSEFGQDLEDAGDRHENYRYLHSYALNNLNHSRPKKETILRRTTMNQKNQLATPQKQLRRSSETMAPMCFVTPEPSWKELDVGVYTPPPSRMDFTPQASKKLTKSSKSVKIIQKKSRRIPNEKDDFDRFLDAVQWHAPLILVPVAFGCWITGSVPILSPTLRFIFA from the exons ATGGGAATTCTTGATcatccatcatcatcatccg gtatcCAATCGGGTGGTGGTACATTTGGAATTGACTGGGCAAAATGGTTTCCACCAGTCACATCTCGATCCTTCCTTTCTCACTATCTTCCTGCTTCTGGAGCACTTTCACACACTCTTTACACTGTGCATTTGTTCAGTCCAAATATCATTTCAAG tcTGTTTCCGACGGGAGATCTTGCCGTCAGCAACACGATTCTGTTCAATGCCAACGTGGGACTCGGATTCTACGTGTATTTCAGAAGACACCTTCACCGTGTGAATCCATGGGAGAGAGTTGAATTCAg tgttctTTCATCTACGCTgttcaattttggaagtctGCTTGCCGCAGTGCTCATCAAAGCATTGATCCCAGCAAAATCGCCAACTTGGCTCAAATCTCTGACAGCTACCGTACTCAGTGGATACCTACTGTCTCGAGCTGCAAAATATATGGGAATTCTCGACCATCGATCAAGCAGAGGTTCCGTTTCGCCGGCTAGAAG CGTGCTGTCAAGACGGCAAACCGCTTCCCGTTCTTCTCATGCTGCAGAAGTTACACCTCCACCAGCATCATATGCTCCAGAAACACCTCGTTCAGTGGCTTCAACGTCATATTATTCTCCATCAGAACTGCATTTGGACACTACATCATCTGTTCAATTGGAGACTCCACCACAAAGCCATGAATCTGGATCTTTCATGCCAATGACACCTTCTGCCACAGAACATTCATCGTCAGAATTTGGGCAAGATTTGGAAGATGCTGGAGATAGACATGAAAATTATCGGTACCTTCACTCATATGcattgaataatttgaatcaTAGTCGCCCGAAGAAGGAAACGATTTTAAGAAGGACTACGatgaatcagaaaaatcagTTGGCCACACCACAGAAGCAATTGAGACGATCTTCGGAAACAATGGCTCCCATGTGCTTCGTGACTCCTGAACCATCGTGGAAAGAGCTGGATGTTGGAGTTTATACACCACCGCCGTCAAGAATGGATTTTACACCACAAGCCtcgaaaaaattgacgaagtcttcaaaatctgtgaaaataattcaaaagaaGTCCCGCCGAATCCCGAACGAGAAGGATGATTTCGATCGATTTTTAGACGCAGTTCAGTGGCACGCCCCTTTAATTCTTGTACCAGTTGCATTTGGATGTTGGATAACTGGCAGTGTGCCAATTTTGAGCCCAACTTTACGATTTATTTTCgcataa
- the npp-23 gene encoding WD_REPEATS_REGION domain-containing protein (Confirmed by transcript evidence), whose amino-acid sequence MTDNRVCIGYADGSLAVFSTDKDDLALMSRIPSIHSGSASRKICRHGNSILSASSNGSLVAVDVETGMPRTIFTGQAGIRSVCTTFGTNVVMAGDANGQITMWDLRENNEHSNTLDPIKTLIPSKKALDAVTALCSHPAQSNLVCCGTDDGIVGLIDARNVRGANITSTYLVAKKAISQVMFHPKCGDNLLVSSNDGSLIRIDASGAPIAVGPRSTKDTIWLEGDLVNSLRLDPIRNESVHSISSFDIRSDTVVTASSIGLISLYQQLPFFPNSNFGRF is encoded by the exons ATGACCGATAATCGAGTCTGTATTGGTTATGCAGACGGATCTCTAGCTGTTTTCAGTACGGATAAAGACGATTTAGCGCTG ATGTCGCGGATTCCATCTATTCACAGCGGCTCGGCAAGTCGTAAGATTTGCCGGCATGGAAATTCCATTTTGAG CGCTTCTTCAAACGGATCTCTTGTAGCGGTGGATGTGGAAACTGGAATGCCCAGGACAATTTTTACG GGACAAGCTGGTATTCGTTCAGTTTGCACAACTTTCGGTACGAATGTGGTAATGGCTGGCGATGCAAATGGGCAGATCACGATGTGGGATTTGAGAGAAAACAATGAACATT CTAACACCCTTGACCCCATCAAAACCTTAATTCCTTCTAAAAAGGCACTCGATGCAGTCACAGCCTTGTGCTCTCATCCAGCTCAATCAAATCTTGTCTGCTGTGGAACTGATGATGGTATTGTTGGATTAATTGATGCCAGAAATGTTCGTGGAGCAAATATCACAAGTACTTATCTGGTCGCAAAGAAGGCAATTTCTCAAGTCATGTTTCATCCAAAATGCGGAGATAATCTTCTGGTATCTTCAAATGATGGAAGCTTGATCAGAATTGATGCATCTGGAGCGCCAAt CGCCGTTGGTCCTCGTTCAACAAAAGACACAATTTGGTTGGAAGGCGACCTAGTGAATTCTCTCCGTCTTGATCCAATCAGAAATGAATCTGTGCACTCTATCTCATCATTTGATATTCGTTCAGACACTGTTGTCACTGCAAGCTCAATTGGATTGATCTCACTGTATCAACAACTTCCATTCTttccaaattccaatttcGGGAGATTTTAA
- the npp-23 gene encoding WD_REPEATS_REGION domain-containing protein (Confirmed by transcript evidence) — MAVVTITTDTEDSEIPQRTEVGSSTPLVDEIMQHADVKLSKILFTGETSSQIISLGKGRGRCISLWERDDGIDPFKVLATKNSEIDPNDACTMTDNRVCIGYADGSLAVFSTDKDDLALMSRIPSIHSGSASRKICRHGNSILSASSNGSLVAVDVETGMPRTIFTGQAGIRSVCTTFGTNVVMAGDANGQITMWDLRENNEHSNTLDPIKTLIPSKKALDAVTALCSHPAQSNLVCCGTDDGIVGLIDARNVRGANITSTYLVAKKAISQVMFHPKCGDNLLVSSNDGSLIRIDASGAPIAVGPRSTKDTIWLEGDLVNSLRLDPIRNESVHSISSFDIRSDTVVTASSIGLISLYQQLPFFPNSNFGRF, encoded by the exons ATGGCCGTCGTAACAATCACTACGGATACAGAAGATTCGGAAATTCCCCAAAGAACCGAAGTTGGAAGTTCCACTCCGCTCGTCGATGAAATTATGCAGCATGCCGATGTTAAGTTATCTAAA atattgtTCACTGGAGAGACAAGTTCACAAATTATTTCGCTGGGAAAAGGGCGCGGAAGATGCATTTCCTTGTGGGAAAGAGATGACGGAATTGAtcctttcaaagttttggccactaaaaattccgaaatcgATCCCAATGATGCATG CACAATGACCGATAATCGAGTCTGTATTGGTTATGCAGACGGATCTCTAGCTGTTTTCAGTACGGATAAAGACGATTTAGCGCTG ATGTCGCGGATTCCATCTATTCACAGCGGCTCGGCAAGTCGTAAGATTTGCCGGCATGGAAATTCCATTTTGAG CGCTTCTTCAAACGGATCTCTTGTAGCGGTGGATGTGGAAACTGGAATGCCCAGGACAATTTTTACG GGACAAGCTGGTATTCGTTCAGTTTGCACAACTTTCGGTACGAATGTGGTAATGGCTGGCGATGCAAATGGGCAGATCACGATGTGGGATTTGAGAGAAAACAATGAACATT CTAACACCCTTGACCCCATCAAAACCTTAATTCCTTCTAAAAAGGCACTCGATGCAGTCACAGCCTTGTGCTCTCATCCAGCTCAATCAAATCTTGTCTGCTGTGGAACTGATGATGGTATTGTTGGATTAATTGATGCCAGAAATGTTCGTGGAGCAAATATCACAAGTACTTATCTGGTCGCAAAGAAGGCAATTTCTCAAGTCATGTTTCATCCAAAATGCGGAGATAATCTTCTGGTATCTTCAAATGATGGAAGCTTGATCAGAATTGATGCATCTGGAGCGCCAAt CGCCGTTGGTCCTCGTTCAACAAAAGACACAATTTGGTTGGAAGGCGACCTAGTGAATTCTCTCCGTCTTGATCCAATCAGAAATGAATCTGTGCACTCTATCTCATCATTTGATATTCGTTCAGACACTGTTGTCACTGCAAGCTCAATTGGATTGATCTCACTGTATCAACAACTTCCATTCTttccaaattccaatttcGGGAGATTTTAA
- the C09G9.1 gene encoding GtrA-like protein domain-containing protein (Confirmed by transcript evidence): MGILDHPSSSSGIQSGGGTFGIDWAKWFPPVTSRSFLSHYLPASGALSHTLYTVHLFSPNIISSLFPTGDLAVSNTILFNANVGLGFYVYFRRHLHRVNPWERVEFSVLSSTLFNFGSLLAAVLIKALIPAKSPTWLKSLTATVLSGYLLSRAAKYMGILDHRSSRGSVSPARRRLNF, from the exons ATGGGAATTCTTGATcatccatcatcatcatccg gtatcCAATCGGGTGGTGGTACATTTGGAATTGACTGGGCAAAATGGTTTCCACCAGTCACATCTCGATCCTTCCTTTCTCACTATCTTCCTGCTTCTGGAGCACTTTCACACACTCTTTACACTGTGCATTTGTTCAGTCCAAATATCATTTCAAG tcTGTTTCCGACGGGAGATCTTGCCGTCAGCAACACGATTCTGTTCAATGCCAACGTGGGACTCGGATTCTACGTGTATTTCAGAAGACACCTTCACCGTGTGAATCCATGGGAGAGAGTTGAATTCAg tgttctTTCATCTACGCTgttcaattttggaagtctGCTTGCCGCAGTGCTCATCAAAGCATTGATCCCAGCAAAATCGCCAACTTGGCTCAAATCTCTGACAGCTACCGTACTCAGTGGATACCTACTGTCTCGAGCTGCAAAATATATGGGAATTCTCGACCATCGATCAAGCAGAGGTTCCGTTTCGCCGGCTAGAAG ACGACTCAATTTTTAG
- the C09G9.1 gene encoding GtrA-like protein domain-containing protein (Confirmed by transcript evidence), giving the protein MGILDHPSSSSGIQSGGGTFGIDWAKWFPPVTSRSFLSHYLPASGALSHTLYTVHLFSPNIISSLFPTGDLAVSNTILFNANVGLGFYVYFRRHLHRVNPWERVEFSVLSSTLFNFGSLLAAVLIKALIPAKSPTWLKSLTATVLSGYLLSRAAKYMGILDHRSSRGSVSPARSIQPSPQPSNGHAQINGIQL; this is encoded by the exons ATGGGAATTCTTGATcatccatcatcatcatccg gtatcCAATCGGGTGGTGGTACATTTGGAATTGACTGGGCAAAATGGTTTCCACCAGTCACATCTCGATCCTTCCTTTCTCACTATCTTCCTGCTTCTGGAGCACTTTCACACACTCTTTACACTGTGCATTTGTTCAGTCCAAATATCATTTCAAG tcTGTTTCCGACGGGAGATCTTGCCGTCAGCAACACGATTCTGTTCAATGCCAACGTGGGACTCGGATTCTACGTGTATTTCAGAAGACACCTTCACCGTGTGAATCCATGGGAGAGAGTTGAATTCAg tgttctTTCATCTACGCTgttcaattttggaagtctGCTTGCCGCAGTGCTCATCAAAGCATTGATCCCAGCAAAATCGCCAACTTGGCTCAAATCTCTGACAGCTACCGTACTCAGTGGATACCTACTGTCTCGAGCTGCAAAATATATGGGAATTCTCGACCATCGATCAAGCAGAGGTTCCGTTTCGCCGGCTAGAAG CATTCAACCTTCGCCACAACCATCGAATGGACATGCTCAAATAAATGGAATTCAACTCTAA